A window of the Cannabis sativa cultivar Pink pepper isolate KNU-18-1 chromosome X, ASM2916894v1, whole genome shotgun sequence genome harbors these coding sequences:
- the LOC115701472 gene encoding SH3 domain-containing protein 2, producing the protein MEAIRKQATKLRDQVAKQQQAVFKQFAGGIYGGSDNVGADGTELQQHQKLERLYISTRAGKHYQRDIVRGVEGYIVTGSKQVEIGTKLSEDSRKYGTENTCTSGNTLSKAAQSFGRARAQMEKEHGILLKALGTQVAEPLRAMVVGAPLDDARHLAQRYDRMRQEAEAQAIDVSKRQAKLRESTSTPDFIMKLEAAENRLQELKSNVATMGKEAAAAMAAVEGQQQRLTLQRLLAMVEAERNYHQRVLQILDQLEGEMSSERQQIEAPSTPTAENSMPPPPSYEDVTGAFDSETYDESTDGADYFLGEVMHSFNAVTDVELSLSIGDYVVVRKVSSSGWAEGECKGKAGWFPFNYVERREHVLASKVSEVF; encoded by the exons ATGGAAGCCATCAGAAAGCAGGCTACGAAGCTAAGAGACCAGGTCGCTAAGCAACAGCAG GCTGTCTTCAAACAATTTGCTGGTGGTATATACGGAGGTTCAGATAATGTTGGCGCTGATGGAACTGAACTCCAACAACATCAGAAACTTGAGAGGCTCTACATTTCAACTCGTGCTGGAAAG CATTATCAAAGGGATATTGTTCGTGGTGTTGAAGGTTATATTGTTACTGGATCCAAGCAAGTTGAAATAG GTACCAAATTGTCCGAAGACAGCAGGAAATATGGTACTGAAAATACTTGTACCAGTGGTAATACGCTATCCAAAGCAGCCCAGAGTTTTGGAAGAGCTCGTGCTCAAATGGAAAAAGAGCATGGAATTCTTTTGAAAGCACTTGGCACTCAG GTTGCGGAACCTTTAAGAGCAATGGTTGTTGGCGCTCCTTTGGACGATGCTCGACATCTTGCTCAACGATATGATAGAATGCGACAGGAAGCTGAAGCTCAG GCTATTGATGTATCCAAACGCCAAGCAAAATTACGAGAATCCACAAGCACTCCTGATTTTATTATGAAGCTAGAAGCTGCTGAAAACAGGCTTCAGGAGCTAAAGTCCAATGTGGCAACAATGGGGAAAGAAGCTGCTGCGGCGATGGCGGCTGTTGAAGGACAACAACAGAGGTTGACTCTTCAGCGTCTTCTTGCCATG GTTGAAGCTGAGCGCAACTACCATCAAAGAGTCCTTCAGATTCTTGATCAACTTGAAGgagag ATGTCGTCAGAGCGCCAACAGATTGAAGCACCTTCCACTCCAACTGCAGAGAACAGTATGCCTCCACCACCATCATACGAAGACGTCACTGGTGCCTTTGATTCAGAAACCTACGATGAATCAACTGATGGTGCGGATTATTTCTTGGGGGAG GTAATGCATTCATTTAATGCTGTCACCGACGTGGAGTTAAGTCTGTCTATCGGCGATTATGTTGTTGTTCGCAAG GTCTCAAGCAGTGGATGGGCTGAAGGTGAATGCAAGGGGAAAGCAGGTTGGTTCCCGTTTAATTATGTTGAACGGCGAGAACATGTGCTTGCAAGCAAGGTGTCTGAGGTCTTTTAA
- the LOC115696782 gene encoding glycine-rich RNA-binding protein 1: MGVPSPIWVHMLLISIVITGLKCEHERGNGIADQSQDKPPSLALAEVPKGNKQVKNNDTDSYKQVDQVNKRNRNYRAGGGGGGGGGGGGGGGGSYRWGWGGGGGGGGGGGGGGGGGGGGGGGGGGWGWGGGGGGSGWWKWGCGRHNNNNKHGKRNRGMKKDEYIMGEFAQCMRRGRCRGMRLDCPLHCGGPCFYDCQYMCKAHCRRP; encoded by the coding sequence ATGGGTGTTCCAAGTCCTATATGGGTACATATGTTGCTTATCTCCATAGTAATTACAGGGCTGAAATGTGAGCATGAAAGGGGAAATGGCATTGCTGATCAAAGTCAAGACAAGCCTCCCTCTTTAGCTCTTGCTGAGGTTCCTAAAGGAAATAAACAAGTGAAAAACAATGACACAGACTCTTATAAACAAGTTGATCAGGTCAATAAGAGAAACAGAAATTATAGAGCAGGGGGCGGTGGAGGCGGTGGAGGCGGTGGtggcggtggtggtggtggcagTTATAGATGGGGATGGGGTGGCGGTGGCGGTGGCGGTGGTGGAGGGggaggaggtggaggagggggAGGAGGAGGAGGCGGCGGCGGCGGTGGATGGGGAtggggaggaggaggaggaggaagtGGGTGGTGGAAATGGGGGTGTGGaagacataataataataataagcatgGGAAAAGGAACAGAGGAATGAAGAAAGATGAATACATAATGGGAGAGTTTGCACAATGCATGAGACGAGGGCGTTGCAGAGGAATGAGACTAGATTGCCCACTTCACTGTGGTGGACCTTGCTTTTACGACTGTCAGTACATGTGCAAAGCTCATTGTCGACGTCCATGA